The following are encoded in a window of Bacillota bacterium genomic DNA:
- a CDS encoding translation initiation factor 2 gives MPYDVGRLEQRVRELEDKLLQLRLSRRVLMLLLERQEQEKATFLERLARENRRLMRANQQYAHHLLQKNRQIYELESRLQVISGEKSRH, from the coding sequence ATGCCGTATGATGTTGGCCGGCTGGAGCAGCGGGTGCGTGAACTCGAGGATAAACTGCTTCAGTTGCGGTTGAGCAGGAGGGTGCTTATGTTGCTCTTGGAGCGGCAGGAGCAGGAAAAAGCCACTTTCCTGGAACGCCTTGCACGCGAGAATCGTCGGTTGATGCGGGCTAACCAGCAGTACGCCCATCACCTCCTTCAAAAGAACCGACAGATCTACGAGCTTGAATCCCGTCTGCAGGTGATCAGCGGCGAGAAATCGAGGCATTAG